The DNA region taaaatacttagtattataaaaaaaaaaatttcaattatctttataaaaaacaaaattactcCTCATCCCGAaatttctatgatttttttaaattttttaaaacatttcaatatttttttttatccaaattaTGTACAGTTATCACAATTTTCCATCCATTCGCACATTGAGTTTCAACTTTTTATAGTTCTCTATCTCATTTCTAAATATTATTCCACACCTTACCTCATTTACAGTTTTTTATCtcattattaaatattatttcacgTTACCttacttcttttttaaataaataaaaaatacacacagttatttatatatcacttttaaacattataatactaaaaaaaaatagtattattgCACACGCAAAGCGCGAGTAATTGACCTACTATTTGCATATTAGAATGATGATGTTaagaaaaatgtgtaaaatgcaaaaaacaaCCCAAAAGGTTTTGGCCGATACTCGCATAATTTTTTATAggcaaaaactcaaaactgatgctctaactttcaactttttttatttcaatcctttaattttcagttttgttattttaatcttttaatttttaattgttgtcaATTTGGTACTCCGTTAAACTCTAATTATATCATACCTTAATTTAGCTAAAACAACGTCgtttcggtttttttttttgttttataataaatttcggaattaaaagaaaaaaaaaacatttagggaACCCACACTGTTCCTAGAATCACTCACCATCAGTATCACCAACACCTCTGCGCAGTCATAGGCGACATCTCCCAAAGACCAATCCCTCCCTTCCACTCCCGCCTCCTACCTCGCAGCCGCTGTTCTCAACAAGGAGCGGCCGCAGTTCTTGTCTCAGCTCTTGTTCCGGCTGCTAAGGTCTTCGCCCCAAGGTACGGTGTTCTAGGCAACCAATGCTAAATAAATAGCAAACACTTTCGAAAGTTTATGACCAAACAGAGTCTGGACAAGCAGCACCACAAAAAAATAGGGAGAGGGGGACACAAGACAAGTACAACGCCCAAACTGTGATTTGATAACAAAAAACAGGTTCTTTTCTTTCCTACGCCTTGACACAATTCAAATATGTAAATTGtgtgtttatatgtatgtgCATACGTTGTTTTTGTGTTTACGCGCACACCAAGTGTTTGAGAAATTGGCTAGCAGAAAGTTCTGCTGTAATAATGCTTCACTATAAGATATAGTTATTGGGAATAGCATCTTCGttgataaatcaatttaaaGGGGTCTTCTGTACATTTGAAGAAAACTTTGATTCCATAAACCTATATGTAGTGTATGAACAAAGACCCAACTTTGGATTTCACATTTGTTGGAGAAACATCTTGCTTTATTGCACACCCAGGTCAATGTTTCATTCATTTCAGGCGAATTGAATATTGTACTCATTCAGTTAGAATAAGACCCTTGTAACTCAACTGGTTGACAATCCTAGTATTTTCAAAGGAGACATtgagggttcaaatcccccctaccccaactatcaaattatcattgCTTATGTTTTCGCTACAAGTTGTATAATAGATGACTCTTTGCAGGTGACTTTGAACATTAATTTTGGAGGCTGGCTAAGAAGTTGCCAATGGGCACTAAAGAGACACCACAAAAAACTGGCCTTCCACAAATTGTTAAGCGGGATATGGGATTGAAATTGGTAactattcctttatttttaattatttatcctAACAATGTACAAGTGATGTTATTGATTACATAGTTGATTAATGGATTTGCTTCTTTAAATTGCATACTGTGGTGAATATTCTAATGTGACTGATGCACATTCCAAGTGACTACTGAAGGATACTGGCAATTTGTCTTCCTTCCCTCCTCTCTAGTATAAATCTTAGAGTAGGAATGTGTTTAATTAGCTCATGCAAAATATTTGAAGAAATTTAAAGTAGTTATAGTAAGCACTAAGGAAAGCGCAAAAACCACTACGTGACAACTAAAATGATTATCTATGTGTATTATTAATTACCATACGGTCCATACCTATGTGAAAAATCCTAAACGGATTAATGTTCAGATCTCTTGGTGATTAACAATAATAAGTGATTTAATagttaatcacaaaaaataataatctataaCTCAACgagatatgtatatatatatattcacaatataCTAAATCAGCAGATTATACATATACACCACAGATAAATAAATACCACATCAATAAGAAATTGGTGACATGCCAATGACCCAATAGGTCTGATGGCGTCTCCCTAGGTAATACCTAGGGGTTGAGGGTGAGGGTAGGGGTTCCAGTAGAAGAGTAGAGATTTCtaaccatttcaaaaaaaagaaattgttgacACATAGAATGGTCATGAAGTggaaaaccaaaggaaaaacTTTCCAATGGAAAAATCACTACGTGGACAAAGACAGTCGCATCGAAAATCACCATAAAAGAATAGTTACATGGCCAATGACTTACGAAACCTTTGCCTAGCCTAGACCTACACAACCTCTGCAAGCTCCCTGCTTGCCTTCCTACTGCAGTACTCCCAAATTCTCCGGAATCCTTGTGTAATTGTCTCTTCTTTAGTTACCAGAACCTCTGTCACTCTAAGAACCTTTTGAAGGTTTTCCTTTGTGAACCCCACTGGATTATAGCTCTGTGGTTTCAACCTCACTTTGCTCACAATGAGATTGAAATATAGGTGGGGTAAATAAATGAGTTCTGTGATATTTGCTTAATTTATTGAGCCTAAAAGAATGCTCAAGATCAAGAATACAATGAgatgagggagagaaaaatattttttgtttagctcTCAAAAGctcactctctttctttctctcagcTGGAAAAATGAAATGGCTGAAGCTCTAAAGATTTGGTTTTGCTCTCTTGGTGCTTTCTCCAAATGGCAGCACTCAGCTTGAAGAATCTCCTCTTAGTTTTTCTGCCATCCAACCTCtagccctttttcttttgttttcatgCTAGCCCACAGCACTCAACTACCCCACTGCATGCATTTAATGAACTTCAAATTACTCACTTTGGATCGCTTAAAACAAAAGGCTTCCAGCGGCTTCCTTTGCACACTTCGTGGAATTCAAAAACTTAAGGGCTTGCTTGAGCAAGGGGCCTCAATTGCTTTTAAGCAGGCCAAAAACAGGGTTTTGAGTTGACTCCTAGAGTCCTAGCTAAGGCATTTCGTGGTTTACCAGATGCCTACTTAGTGGGGGTGTGTAGGCATTCGGGGTTTGCCCCTTAGGGTTGGTTCCACTGGACCAATACCTTGAGGGGAGCTTTGATCGAGAAACTTTTGAGGATAAACAAGTTTTACTTTAAGCTGCTTCAGACTTTATTTTATTGAACCAAAAGTAGCAACACTTATTCTAAATACACTCATGGATATTAGCCAACTAAAATTCTAACATTATGTAATGGTCATACTCACTTATTTAAGCTTAATGGGTCATGTGATAAAATAAATGCGGACGGTTGTTTTATCaccacatatatattttttggataatttttttggtCCTAAGGGGAAGGGGTAGGGAAGACTCAAATTAGTGACCTTCACTTCATGAGGTGAGGTCTCCAGCCAATTTTTCTATTCTTGGAATCTATTTATTCATCATGTAACGAGTTGGAGGAGGTTCCTTCAAACTGATTTGGAGGGAATTTTGTGCCAAAGTAGGAATTACTACATTTTCGAAGTCCTAAAATGTTGGGCTTGCAGAACTTTTCTATGCTTTCTGCCTGATCAGGTGGTTTCTTATCGggtcttcattttttatttattttttataacttgtgCTTTCTCCCAATGGGTAACCAGAGGGTATCAAATGCACGAGAGACACTAACACAGAGTTAATCAAAGTAATTAGTATCGTTATATCTTATATTTAGAGTTCAGCATGCATTGGGTATCAATAAAGCCATTAGGTTTATGTGGGCTAATATACTGCATATTTTTCTTATCTAGAGAGCCAAGGGTCATATGGAGTATTTGGGTTATTTTTCACGTCCATAGAATAAACATAGAAGTATGGACACAATAGGGCGGGTAATTATGTACACAGGACAGGTCCTAAGTACAATACATTCTCCACTTTGCTGTTATTGTCAATTCTCCAACCTATGTTCAAGATGACTTTTTTTGAGCTTGACAAATACAATCTACTAATATGCAGGCTGAACAATGGGTTAATAATATGAGCAAAGCTGCAGAGAATGAACCGCCAGAAGTAGAATCAGAGGGTCAACCTTATAGGTCAGTATAAGTGTATAACCATCTTTGCTGTCTGTTATAGCTATTAATGTTGATGGGAAATTGTAAGTTCACCACAACCCTTCACATTTTCCTGTAGGCTTGGATTGGGTGCAAAGGTCTCACGCCAGGCCAAATTTAGACCTTCAAACGACCCACTTGAAAAGAAACTACGTGCTAAGTTAAACACTGGAAAAAGAAAAGCTGCTATTATTGCCAAGGAATATACTCCATCTGCTAGAGATGGAGGTGATAATGAGGATgacgacgatgatgatgatttaGACAGCAGAACAAGTGCATTTGACAAGAAGCGAGCAAGAGCTCCTATGACTGTATGTTCACAggcaaataaaaaacataagtAACTATTTTTCTGTGTCTATGGAGTCCTTGAgggttctctctcttttgttatCTGTCacatataccttttttttgggAATGTCACATATACTCTTCCTGTAAAGATTTGAttctattaaattaattttatataaaatattcattagaGGTGTTAACTTTTGCTTTGCACATGCCTAGTAACATGATTGTGGGAGCTTAAGTTGTACTCCACATTCATCTTCTTAACAATGCTTTGAAATCACGCTGATGGATATGTAGCTTAAAGATTTTGCAGAGCCTTGATGGGTTCCAAGGAGTTTAAGGCCCTGTTTGGAAGATGAGTTCTAACAatctttttcacattttaaataacattacacacatttcaacacactttttcacccacatatatatcaaaaacacccaaacaacataACTTAAACTATTTTTCCAAATACCTCCTAAATATTTCTAGGGTAAACTCTATTCTTTAGGAGACTTTCTAGGCTAAACTTGGTCACTCGAAAACATTGTGTAAAAGTTTACATGCTTTCTataaaattctgaaaaaaaaaaaaattgtctttatACTCTGGAGTCTCCACTAGCTGTATATGTCTTAATAGGTTCCTTTTGTAAACATGACATGGTGTTTAAAATCCATTTCTCTGCCTCCAAGCGGTCCAAAAAGCCTAATGGGTTCCCGGAAGTTGCGGCCTTCCAAtgtgttgaaaaattttaaacaatgctAAAGAAGAAACTCACCTCAGTTAACCTTAATCCCAATCAAATTAGGCGTGGATATGGTTTAATAACTAATTGAATGGATCCCATGTATTTTTCTGTCATTTTATCaccatataaattataaaatcataTTATGTGTCCGTTTGACATAGATTATTTTGTCAattcattttattattcagcttagttttgctactatttatgagttccactgtactttttggtactattcatgggtttcactgtactattctagttaacttttacctttatttacagtactttcagcaaaaagttttcagtttcaacaaaataagcggatttCAAACAGACTTTATATAGCCGAGAGTCTTATAATTCAATTGAAATCTCCTAGCGTTTCTAATGGAGATATTCATGGTTCAAATCCTTCCTCCCccaactatcaaaaaaaaaattaaaaaaaaaaaatcatactatTTATTCCTTCCCTAATCATACTAGTATTTTAGGCTTTTATTGAtctctttttaatttaatcaaaattaattaatttactctTTCTCAACATTGCATTGATTACTTTCAATTGCATACGCTAAATCATCATAAGTGattcttctccatcttttcctTAAGAGGAACCACCTTCACCTTGAACTTAGGTTTTCACTCTTGATCTCTTCTTTCCTAGAATACCCATTCATCCATCATAATGTTCTCATTTTGGTTGTGCTTGTTTCAAGAACATGTAGCTTCTTAATAGATCAACAATTTGTACCGTATCATAATAGGTCTTATacaattttatagattttttatgatTACACCATAATCCTGATTAAGTGTGTGCATAGAACTTGATAACTCAGACCCAATCCAATCTTAAgacaataaatttgttttacttGAGTTGGCTGGGTTTATATTGAGTTGGTTTTTTGTTAAAActattagtttaatttttatttatttcaatataaGAAAGTAGTATCTTAGCTTTTGGATAGATTATTTCGTTTCCTATTTATGAGATACCTCACAAATTTGATGGATCAATAGTGTGGTGGATAAAATTTGAGACCTTCAGATTTACGACACATCCATTAAATCCATTGAACACACCTCTTGGATGTCCCCAAATGACATGTCAGAGTAATTTAGTTGAGATCCATTAAACTTGAACCAAATCAATGTAAtgcttacatatatatatatatatatatcaagtttTAATTGGtgcatttcatttcattctgtAATCCATATGCCACTTCCCTCCCACAATATTATTTGGTATCTCACATTC from Castanea sativa cultivar Marrone di Chiusa Pesio chromosome 6, ASM4071231v1 includes:
- the LOC142638837 gene encoding uncharacterized protein LOC142638837 → MGTKETPQKTGLPQIVKRDMGLKLAEQWVNNMSKAAENEPPEVESEGQPYRLGLGAKVSRQAKFRPSNDPLEKKLRAKLNTGKRKAAIIAKEYTPSARDGGDNEDDDDDDDLDSRTSAFDKKRARAPMTVCSQANKKHK